In Arcobacter ellisii, a genomic segment contains:
- a CDS encoding efflux RND transporter periplasmic adaptor subunit, giving the protein MESNISKLLQLEHNCRNCESIKELYFQIVNETRNLVNYSQGVLLTTDLTGKYKVVAISDISVVDSTSPYVQWIEEIVIDFNNNEKSKDIFIVEAKNDLKEINYKSINEFAPSNILYVPLKSAKGNAEISYIFLLFKEEKWLENDVLMLKHLSSSLAYFLFAMRSCGIFQTLKKISFRNKYFKIAVVFLILLMFLPVRLSVLAPLEVDAKNPYVVTSPLNAVIEEVKVFPNDKISKEQLIVKFDDVDFNNNYLVAKRTLDVANAELFSASQSSFLDPKQKSQISQLENQVKLKEAELAYAKEQLDKTKIYAKEEGIAIINNPNDWKGKPVTTGERIFLIADSNKIELKIMLPVTDAIFLEENNIVKAFFDNDPTNSWKAKVKYISYKPELTEQNILSYRIIADFDDIKENGYIPSIGLRGTAKIYSKKVTLFFYLFRKPITSVRQWIGW; this is encoded by the coding sequence TTGGAATCAAACATCTCAAAACTTCTACAGTTAGAGCATAACTGTAGAAATTGTGAAAGTATAAAAGAGTTATATTTTCAAATAGTAAATGAAACAAGAAATCTTGTGAATTATTCACAAGGTGTTCTTCTAACTACTGATTTAACTGGTAAATATAAAGTTGTTGCTATTTCAGATATTTCTGTGGTTGATTCTACTTCTCCTTATGTTCAATGGATTGAAGAGATAGTTATTGATTTTAACAATAACGAAAAATCAAAAGATATTTTTATTGTTGAAGCTAAAAATGATTTAAAAGAGATAAATTATAAATCTATAAATGAATTTGCACCTTCAAATATTTTATATGTACCATTAAAAAGTGCCAAAGGAAATGCTGAAATAAGTTATATTTTTCTTTTATTTAAAGAAGAAAAATGGCTTGAAAATGATGTTTTGATGTTAAAACATCTCTCTTCTTCTTTGGCTTATTTTTTATTTGCCATGAGAAGTTGTGGTATTTTTCAAACTCTAAAAAAAATATCATTTAGAAACAAATATTTTAAAATAGCAGTTGTTTTTTTGATTTTGTTGATGTTTTTACCAGTTAGACTCTCTGTTTTAGCTCCACTTGAAGTTGATGCAAAAAATCCATATGTGGTAACTTCTCCTTTAAATGCAGTTATAGAAGAGGTTAAAGTTTTCCCAAATGATAAAATCTCAAAAGAACAATTGATTGTAAAATTTGATGATGTAGATTTTAATAATAATTATTTGGTTGCAAAAAGAACATTAGATGTGGCAAATGCAGAGTTATTTTCAGCTTCTCAAAGTAGTTTTTTAGACCCAAAACAAAAAAGCCAAATCTCACAACTTGAAAATCAAGTAAAATTAAAAGAGGCAGAATTAGCTTATGCAAAAGAGCAACTTGATAAAACAAAAATTTATGCAAAAGAAGAAGGAATTGCAATCATTAATAATCCAAATGATTGGAAAGGAAAACCTGTAACTACAGGAGAAAGAATCTTTTTAATTGCCGATTCAAATAAAATAGAATTAAAAATTATGCTTCCTGTTACAGATGCTATTTTTTTAGAAGAGAATAATATTGTAAAAGCTTTTTTTGATAATGACCCAACAAATTCTTGGAAAGCAAAAGTAAAATATATCTCTTATAAACCTGAACTTACAGAACAAAATATTTTATCTTATAGAATTATTGCCGATTTTGATGATATAAAAGAGAATGGTTATATTCCTTCTATTGGACTTAGAGGAACAGCTAAAATTTATTCAAAAAAAGTAACTTTGTTTTTTTATCTATTTAGAAAACCAATCACTTCTGTTCGTCAATGGATAGGTTGGTAA
- a CDS encoding site-2 protease family protein, translating into MFQQQQEVILPKIRNDLKLIETSVAEDGSKRWLLFDPIQNKYFNIGLDAFDLISNWQSDIEIDEFIKILESKNYHIDKDSLQPFIDFLVNNNLILCEDSKYTNRMINSYKQSKQNIFKWLIHNYLFIRVPLLKPDVWLEKNKNRVDFFYSNLWQNIVLFLGFLGIIFVLRDWENFISTFMYLFSKEGFFYYFLSLVFVKSFHELGHAFTTKRLGCKVSTMGVAFLVLFPVLYTDTTDSWRLKSKYQRLQIVLAGMKVELYLALIATFLWSFAPDGILKSILFIIATTSWISSLLINISPFLRFDGYYALSDITDSKNLQPRSFAMAKWFIRKNILGLDEIKPEILSKQKENFFITYAILTWIYRFFLFLGIAFLVYYFAFKVLGIILFLVEIIWFIFLPVYKELKIWWSKRENVKLNNRNKISLALLVLFFLLMFVPWNSSIKMPAIIESKNYFEFYPSEDGYIEKIFFTSGENVKKDQILMKIKSPQIEFKISQIEKEIKQINLEISKQAGFKENLNKRFILEESLQKKQNELEGLEKITKKFEIKADFDGKIYFYNAFKENQWISKKEPIFVLYDNLNYKIVGFCNENDFKLLKENSQTKFIFSSGDIKDIYSNISNISQVSIPYLEFPELSSDFGGEIATRQDGNKRIKTEQAYYKVLVDLEKSELDLKSRKTGTLVAKGETESLISKIYRKTIAVLIRESEF; encoded by the coding sequence ATGTTTCAACAACAGCAAGAAGTAATTTTACCAAAAATCAGAAATGATTTAAAACTAATAGAGACTTCAGTTGCTGAAGATGGCTCTAAAAGATGGCTTTTATTTGACCCAATTCAAAATAAATATTTTAATATTGGACTTGATGCCTTTGACTTAATTTCAAATTGGCAAAGTGATATAGAAATTGATGAATTTATAAAAATTCTAGAATCAAAAAATTATCATATTGACAAAGACTCTTTACAGCCTTTTATAGATTTTTTAGTTAATAACAATTTGATTTTATGTGAAGATTCAAAATATACAAATAGAATGATAAATAGTTATAAACAATCAAAACAAAATATCTTTAAATGGTTAATTCATAATTATTTGTTTATAAGAGTTCCTTTGTTAAAACCAGATGTTTGGTTGGAAAAAAACAAAAATAGAGTTGATTTTTTCTATTCTAATCTTTGGCAAAACATTGTCTTATTTTTAGGATTTCTTGGAATTATTTTTGTATTAAGGGATTGGGAAAACTTTATCTCTACTTTTATGTATCTATTTTCAAAAGAGGGATTCTTTTATTACTTTTTATCTTTGGTTTTTGTAAAAAGTTTTCATGAATTAGGTCACGCTTTTACCACAAAAAGATTGGGTTGTAAAGTCTCTACTATGGGAGTTGCTTTTTTAGTTTTATTTCCCGTTTTATATACAGATACAACCGATTCTTGGAGATTAAAATCTAAATATCAAAGATTACAAATAGTTCTTGCTGGAATGAAAGTTGAGTTATATTTAGCATTAATTGCTACTTTTTTATGGTCTTTTGCACCAGATGGGATTTTAAAAAGTATTTTATTTATTATTGCAACTACAAGTTGGATTAGTTCACTTTTAATAAATATTAGTCCATTTTTACGATTTGATGGATATTATGCTTTATCAGATATTACTGATAGTAAAAATCTACAACCACGGTCATTTGCCATGGCAAAGTGGTTTATAAGAAAAAATATTTTGGGTTTAGATGAGATAAAACCTGAAATTCTTTCTAAACAAAAAGAGAATTTTTTTATTACTTATGCAATTTTAACTTGGATATATAGATTCTTTTTATTTTTAGGAATAGCTTTTTTAGTCTATTATTTTGCTTTTAAAGTTCTTGGAATTATTCTATTTTTAGTTGAAATTATTTGGTTTATTTTTTTACCTGTTTACAAAGAGTTGAAAATTTGGTGGAGTAAAAGAGAAAATGTAAAATTAAATAATAGAAATAAAATATCTTTAGCTCTTTTAGTTTTATTTTTTTTATTGATGTTTGTTCCATGGAATAGTAGCATAAAAATGCCAGCAATAATAGAATCAAAGAATTATTTTGAGTTTTACCCAAGTGAAGATGGATATATTGAAAAAATATTTTTTACAAGTGGAGAAAATGTAAAAAAAGACCAAATACTAATGAAAATAAAATCTCCTCAAATAGAGTTTAAAATCTCTCAAATAGAAAAAGAGATAAAACAAATAAATCTTGAAATAAGTAAACAAGCAGGATTTAAAGAGAATCTAAACAAAAGATTTATTTTAGAAGAATCTTTACAAAAAAAACAAAATGAGTTAGAAGGTTTAGAAAAGATAACTAAAAAATTTGAAATAAAAGCAGATTTTGATGGGAAGATTTATTTTTATAATGCTTTTAAAGAGAATCAATGGATAAGTAAAAAAGAGCCTATTTTTGTTTTATATGATAATTTAAACTACAAAATAGTTGGGTTTTGTAATGAAAATGATTTTAAATTATTAAAAGAAAATAGTCAAACAAAATTTATATTTAGTTCAGGAGATATAAAAGATATTTATTCAAACATATCTAATATTTCACAAGTTTCAATTCCATATTTAGAGTTTCCTGAATTATCATCTGATTTTGGTGGTGAAATAGCTACAAGACAAGATGGAAATAAAAGAATTAAAACAGAACAAGCTTATTATAAAGTTTTAGTTGATTTAGAAAAAAGTGAATTGGATTTAAAAAGTAGAAAAACTGGTACTTTAGTTGCAAAAGGAGAAACAGAAAGTTTAATTTCAAAGATTTATAGAAAAACTATTGCTGT